A stretch of Ipomoea triloba cultivar NCNSP0323 chromosome 13, ASM357664v1 DNA encodes these proteins:
- the LOC116001197 gene encoding putative uncharacterized protein DDB_G0286901 — protein sequence MAKLVAGRNPPIFLGQEDPLVLEEWMRVFDKLFDALNCPAERRVDIAVYYLQQRADIWWATAGPTLRQSPTFGWEAFKDAQRKKFYPEHVRTAKYDEFLHLRQGNRSVQEYYTDFLNLSRFAPALVPDERSKASKFIRGLNFETQKGLSMFRCQTLDEAYSRAASHCQVQQFQREVAGKGKRKSEEDHQHGEKRPKFSHPGQNRNYQGKGGPRNHNGHQVQRNQRAERHYNCKRCNKDHPGVDCQGNVVKCFNCNKMGHRAFECYAKKNGNPSWQNQNKNGGNNGKNLGGGNQNNQNGNRNGGDNKAQNNNGGNGGQGRIFVMNKAQAEASDVVTGTFFIHFVPAFVLFDSGATKSFVSTAFVKRVGLVPTSEVKIAVKTPTGSVVACKDGLAKFL from the exons ATGGCTAAGTTAGTGGCTGGGCGAAACCCTCCCATTTTCTTAGGGCAAGAAGATCCATTGGTGCTAGAAGAATGGATGCGAGTGTTCGACAAGCTGTTCGATGCTCTGAACTGTCCTGCTGAGCGGCGTGTGGATATTGCTGTTTACTATCTTCAGCAGCGAGCTGACATCTGGTGGGCTACAGCTGGTCCGACCCTACGTCAATCGCCAACTTTTGGATGGGAAGCTTTCAAGGATGCTCAGAGGAAGAAATTTTACCCTGAGCATGTTAGGACGGCCAAGTACGATGAATTCCTTCATCTGCGTCAAGGAAATAGATCGGTTCAGGAGTACTACACCGATTTTCTCAATCTGTCGAGATTTGCACCGGCTTTGGTCCCCGATGAGCGAAGCAAAGCGAGCAAGTTCATCCGAGGACTCAACTTTGAGACTCAGAAGGGTCTGAGTATGTTCAGATGCCAGACTCTGGACGAGGCGTATAGCAGAGCTGCTAGCCATTGTCAGGTTCAGCAATTTCAAAGAGAAGTTGCTGgaaaaggaaagagaaagagTGAAGAAGATCATCAGCATGGTGAGAAGAGGCCTAAATTTTCTCATCCAGGCCAGAACCGCAACTATCAAGGAAAAGGTGGACCTAGGAATCATAATGGTCACCAGGTTCAGAGGAACCAAAGGGCTGAAAGGCACTACAACTGCAAGAGATGTAACAAGGATCATCCTGGAGTGGATTGCCAGGGGAACGTTGTCAAGTGCTTCAACTGTAATAAGATGGGGCATCGTGCATTTGAGTGCTATGCCAAGAAGAACGGAAATCCTTCATGGCAGAACCAGAACAAGAATGGAGGAAACAACGGAAAGAACCTAGGAGGAGGAAACCAGAATAACCAGAATGGCAACAGGAATGGCGGTGATAACAAGGCCCAGAATAACAATGGCGGGAATGGTGGACAGGGACGTATCTTCGTCATGAATAAGGCTCAGGCAGAGGCCAGTGACGTGGTTACAGGTACCTTCTTCATTCACTTTGTGCCTGcatttgttttgtttgattcTGGAGCTACAAAGTCCTTTGTATCAACTGCTTTTGTTAAGAGAGTAGGGTTGGTTCCAACCTCAGAAGTAAAGATAGCAGTTAAAACCCCTACTGGTAGTGTAGTTGCATGCAA GGATGGATTGGCTAAGTTCTTATAA